Proteins from a single region of Carassius gibelio isolate Cgi1373 ecotype wild population from Czech Republic chromosome B15, carGib1.2-hapl.c, whole genome shotgun sequence:
- the LOC127972610 gene encoding mRNA decay activator protein ZFP36L2-like produces MSDTLGESLIRNLFNLGLDEPFLHISRPVAPKSVSSERLTDDVWLTDTWSQASKPQFPLKADRSMSLTDTLIRMKPHDVPPPPGFPPMATLPSNRYKTELCRSFQEYGTCKYGSKCQFAHGESELRGLNRHPKYKTQACRTFYQFGYCPYGSRCHFIHEDKNSLTLDQNPRQLRQSVSFAGFTRSNSPPTLHEHMSFTRAPSVSPPPADILSPVFSDSSRDMFPFSRHSTGDIYSNAPFTPEPRSRCVCGHGNNSQGSSNMLYVKEDLSKANLQRFSSEDSLSDRESYSSTGSSSGSESPTFDSSSGKRLSVFTRMSVSD; encoded by the exons ATGTCCGATACGCTGGGCGAAAGTCTTATCCGG AATCTTTTCAACCTGGGTTTAGACGAGCCGTTTCTGCACATATCCCGCCCGGTCGCACCGAAGAGCGTCAGCTCCGAGCGGCTCACCGACGACGTCTGGCTGACGGACACCTGGAGCCAAGCCAGCAAACCCCAGTTTCCTCTTAAAGCAGACCGATCCATGAGTCTGACTGACACGCTCATCAGAATGAAGCCCCATGACGTGCCCCCACCGCCCGGATTTCCTCCGATGGCAACCCTGCCCTCGAACCGGTACAAGACCGAGTTGTGCCGAAGCTTTCAAGAGTACGGCACCTGCAAATACGGCAGCAAATGTCAGTTCGCTCACGGCGAGAGCGAGCTGCGAGGGCTGAACCGCCATCCCAAATACAAAACTCAAGCCTGTCGCACCTTCTACCAGTTTGGATACTGTCCTTACGGAAGCCGCTGTCACTTCATCCACGAGGACAAGAACTCTCTGACGCTCGACCAGAACCcgcgtcagctgcgtcagagcgTCAGCTTCGCCGGCTTCACGCGCAGCAACTCTCCCCCGACTTTACACGAGCACATGAGCTTCACCCGCGCGCCTTCGGTCTCTCCTCCTCCCGCTGATATCTTGTCCCCGGTCTTCAGCGACTCTTCCCGCGACATGTTCCCCTTCAGCCGTCACAGTACCGGAGATATCTACAGCAACGCGCCCTTCACGCCAGAGCCTCGTTCGCGGTGTGTCTGCGGACACGGAAATAACTCCCAGGGCTCCAGCAATATGCTGTACGTAAAGGAAGACTTGAGCAAAGCCAACCTGCAGCGCTTTTCCTCGGAAGACTCGCTGTCAGACCGCGAAAGTTACAGCAGCACCGGCAGCTCCAGCGGCTCCGAGTCTCCCACCTTCGACAGCTCGAGCGGGAAGCGCCTGTCTGTCTTCACGCGGATGTCTGTGTCTGACTGA